A portion of the Hoplias malabaricus isolate fHopMal1 chromosome 1, fHopMal1.hap1, whole genome shotgun sequence genome contains these proteins:
- the LOC136670108 gene encoding neutral cholesterol ester hydrolase 1, with the protein MKVMKTPAFFSAVLLSVAVSYYIYLPLPSTVSEPWKLMLLDALFRAFFHAGNFVQDLGLAHHIHVLNYVVSLVEIRGPQSSESVRVTDTSFAGLQARVFESTSSGRSSLKRGVVYFHGGGWALLSGRMRSYDLLCRKMAEDLDAVIISVDYRLAPEVHFPEQYYDALRACRHILTADVLAQYSVDPERVAVSGDSAGGNLAAAVAQQLASDNSVSVKFKVQALIYPVLQALDFNTPSYQQNGNMPILYRPLMARFWLEYLNGNPNLVPTLLANNHTAVDQEEMMAAKAKMNWTKLLAPAFQKDYQPVVPRLSTAGLLEQLPGLLDVRAAPLLAEREVLKLVPPAYIMTCEHDVLRDDGLMYARRLEEAGVTVTSDHYAEGFHGCMVFAFWPTCFTVGMQSMWNYIHWLENNL; encoded by the exons ATGAAGGTGATGAAGACTCCAGCTTTTTTTTCCGCGGTGCTGCTGTCTGTGGCCGTGTCCTACTACATTTACCTCCCTCTGCCCAGCACTGTGTCCGAGCCCTGGAAACTCATGCTGCTGGACGCGCTGTTCCGAGCCTTCTTCCACGCG GGTAATTTTGTGCAGGACCTTGGCCTGGCTCATCACATCCACGTCCTGAACTATGTTGTGTCGTTGGTGGAGATTCGAGGTCCTCAGTCCAGCGAAAGTGTGCGGGTAACTGACACGTCTTTCGCTGGGCTGCAGGCTCGAGTGTTTGAGTCCACTTCCTCCGGCCGCAGCAGCCTCAAACGAGGGGTGGTCTACTTCCACGGCGGCGGGTGGGCCTTACTGAGTGGGA GAATGCGATCCTATGACCTTCTGTGCAGGAAGATGGCTGAGGATTTAGATGCAGTGATTATATCTGTGGA TTACAGGCTTGCCCCTGAAGTTCATTTCCCAGAGCAGTATTATGATGCTCTGCGGGCCTGCAGGCACATCCTGACAGCGGATGTTCTGGCTCAGTACTCGGTGGATCCAGAAAGAGTAGCCGTCTCGGGTGACAGCGCTGGAGGCAACTTGGCTGCTGCCGTGGCTCAACAG CTGGCCTCAGACAACAGTGTCTCTGTCAAGTTCAAGGTACAGGCCCTTATCTATCCTGTGCTCCAAGCCTTGGACTTCAACACACCGTCTTACCAGCAGAATGGCAACATGCCCATCCTCTATCGCCCTCTCATGGCCCGCTTTTGGCTGGAGTACCTCAACGGGAATCCGAACCTTGTTCCCACCCTCCTGGCGAACAATCACACGGCCGTGGACCAAGAGGAAATGATGGCAGCTAAGGCGAAGATGAACTGGACCAAGCTCTTAGCCCCTGCATTTCAGAAGGACTATCAGCCAGTGGTCCCTCGCCTTAGCACTGCTGGTCTCCTAGAGCAGCTGCCTGGCTTGTTGGACGTTCGGGCAGCTCCTTTGTTGGCAGAAAGAGAGGTATTGAAGTTGGTTCCTCCTGCCTACATCATGACCTGTGAGCATGACGTCTTGCGGGATGATGGCCTCATGTATGCCCGACGCCTTGAAGAGGCCGGAGTGACCGTCACTAGTGACCACTATGCAGAGGGTTTCCACGGTTGCATGGTCTTTGCTTTCTGGCCCACATGTTTCACTGTGGGGATGCAGAGCATGTGGAACTACATCCACTGGTTAGAAAATAACCTGTAG